A genomic window from Brassica oleracea var. oleracea cultivar TO1000 chromosome C8, BOL, whole genome shotgun sequence includes:
- the LOC106310001 gene encoding uncharacterized protein LOC106310001, translated as MAGKLMTLQVSHLLCISLVIFFVFSVNVVSEEDYQRVVPPEDKTTTVWFSTIKQSGNDYWAKLKESLGRGHARFFPPNIDFRGKDDASMGAGGKMKEAVTRSFEHSKDTVEEAARSAAEVACDATEAVKEKVKRSFSGSETTQQQSDEL; from the exons ATGGCCGGAAAATTAATGACATTACAGGTTTCTCATCTGCTATGCATATCTTTAGTCATCTTCTTTGTATTCTCTGTGAATGTTGTCAGTGAGGAGGATTACCAGAGAGTGGTGCCTCCGGAAGATAAAACGACTACGGTTTGGTTCTCTACGATCAAACAATCTGGTAATGATTACTGGGCGAAACTCAAAGAGAGTTTAGGTCGTGGTCACGCCCGCTTTTTTCCTCCGAACATAGA TTTTAGAGGAAAGGATGATGCATCAATGGGAGCAGGAGGAAAGATGAAAGAGGCGGTCACAAGGAGCTTCGAGCACAGTAAAGATACGGTGGAGGAAGCTGCCAGGTCAGCAGCGGAGGTGGCGTGTGATGCGACGGAAGCAGTTAAAGAAAAGGTGAAGAGGAGCTTTTCCGGCAGCGAGACGACTCAGCAGCAGTCGGATGAGCTCTAA
- the LOC106307764 gene encoding uncharacterized protein LOC106307764 isoform X1 → MARSLSLPLSLSKNRLTAAAASFLPSSHLLSIRSQSSDRRGDLYEFDIAASQSPSDPLIQKLEDAVHRIVVRRSAPDWLPFVPGASYWVPPPGSGSQTHGIAQLVAKLANPLTDEESLSTNSSRGWPSSDYFLKGVQPLLMETKTEATSNTESHSEDEEG, encoded by the exons ATGGCTCGTTCCCTCTCCCTTCCACTTTCTCTCTCTAAAAACCGACTCACAGCAGCTGCAGCCTCCTTCCTCCCTTCATCGCACCTCTTATCCATCCGATCTCAATCCTCCGACCGTCGCGGCGATCTGTACGAATTCGACATCGCCGCGTCGCAATCGCCCTCGGATCCGTTAATTCAGAAGCTAGAGGACGCCGTTCACCGGATAGTCGTCCGAAGATCGGCACCCGATTGGCTCCCGTTTGTTCCCGGTGCGTCGTACTGGGTCCCTCCTCCTGGATCTGGATCTCAGACTCACGGGATCGCTCAGCTCGTCGCGAAGCTGGCTAATCCGTTAACGGACGAAGAATCTCTCTCCACCAATTCGTCTCGCGGATGGCCTTCCTCTGATTATTTCCTTAAAG GTGTGCAGCCTCTATTGATGGAGACTAAGACCGAGGCGACTTCAAATACAGAGTCTCACTCCGAGGATGAGGAAGGGTAA
- the LOC106312236 gene encoding ras-related protein RABA1b, with translation MAGYKVEDDYDYLFKVVLIGDSGVGKSNLLSRFTKNEFNLESKSTIGVEFATRTLKVDDKVIKAQIWDTAGQERYRAITSAYYRGAVGALLVYDTTRRATFENVDRWLKELKNHTDPNIVVMLVGNKSDLRHLLAVPTEDGKSYAEQESLCFMETSALEATNVEDAFAEVLTQIYRITSKKQVEAGEDANGSVPKGEKIEVKNDVSALKKLGCCSN, from the exons ATGGCAGGGTACAAAGTGGAAGACGACTACGATTACCTCTTCAAAGTTGTTCTTATAGGCGATTCCGGAGTAGGCAAATCCAATCTCCTCTCCAGATTCACCAAAAACGAGTTCAACCTCGAGTCTAAATCCACCATCGGAGTCGAGTTCGCCACTCGGACCTTGAAGGTTGATGATAAGGTCATCAAAGCTCAGATTTGGGACACTGCTGGTCAAGAGAG GTACCGTGCCATCACTAGTGCATACTACCGTGGAGCAGTTGGCGCACTCCTAGTATACGATACCACCCGCCGTGCAACATTTGAAAACGTAGACCGGTGGTTGAAAGAGCTCAAGAACCACACAGACCCAAACATTGTGGTGATGCTGGTTGGTAACAAATCTGACCTGCGCCATCTACTAGCTGTTCCGACAGAAGATGGTAAATCCTATGCTGAGCAGGAATCGCTGTGCTTCATGGAAACATCTGCCCTTGAAGCCACCAACGTGGAGGACGCGTTCGCAGAGGTTTTGACGCAGATTTACCGCATCACTAGCAAGAAGCAAGTCGAAGCTGGTGAAGATGCGAACGGGTCTGTCCCGAAAGGGGAGAAAATCGAAGTTAAGAACGATGTCTCTGCTCTGAAGAAACTCGGTTGCTGCTCAAATTGA
- the LOC106312238 gene encoding uncharacterized protein LOC106312238, whose amino-acid sequence MIEEGPPAPKVLRMVYFVGAGFLCTFAINKWREMEKKSNLKEQEKNQQANGGGLLHQIPADSVQKAMK is encoded by the exons ATGATAGAGGAAGGTCCACCGGCTCCGAAGGTTCTCCGTATGGTCTACTTCGTCGGCGCCGGAT TTTTATGTACTTTCGCGATCAACAAATGGCGTGAGATGGAGAAAAAATCAAATCTGAAAGAGCAGGAGAAGAATCAGCAAGCAAATGGAGGAGGTTTATTGCATCAAATTCCTGCAGATTCGGTTCAGAAAGCAATGAAATGA
- the LOC106312237 gene encoding ubiquitin-conjugating enzyme E2 36, with amino-acid sequence MANSNLPRRIIKETQRLLSEPAPGISASPSEENMRYFNVMILGPTQSPYEGGVFKLELFLPEEYPMAAPKVRFLTKIYHPNIDKLGRICLDILKDKWSPALQIRTVLLSIQALLSAPNPDDPLSENIAKHWKSNEAEAVETAKEWTRLYASGA; translated from the exons ATGGCGAATAGTAATCTACCGCGAAGAATCATCAAG GAAACTCAACGGCTGCTTAGTGAACCGG CTCCGGGGATAAGTGCGTCTCCGTCAGAGGAGAATATGCGATATTTCAATGTTATGATTCTTGGTCCTACCCAGTCTCCTTATGAAG GAGGAGTTTTCAAGTTGGAGCTCTTTTTGCCTGAAGAGTATCCTATGGCAGCTCCCAAA GTTAGGTTTCTCACCAAGATTTACCATCCTAACATTGACAAG CTTGGAAGAATTTGCCTTGACATATTGAAAGACAAGTGGAGTCCTGCGCTACAAATAAGAACTGTGCTCTTGAG TATTCAAGCTCTTCTAAGTGCACCAAACCCAGATGATCCACTCTCTGAGAACATAGCTAAGCATTGGAAGAGTAATGAAGCTGAAGCTGTGGAGACAG CTAAGGAGTGGACTCGTCTGTATGCAAGTGGCGCTTGA
- the LOC106307764 gene encoding uncharacterized protein LOC106307764 isoform X2 has product MARSLSLPLSLSKNRLTAAAASFLPSSHLLSIRSQSSDRRGDLYEFDIAASQSPSDPLIQKLEDAVHRIVVRRSAPDWLPFVPGASYWVPPPGSGSQTHGIAQLVAKLANPLTDEESLSTNSSRGWPSSDYFLKGKKA; this is encoded by the exons ATGGCTCGTTCCCTCTCCCTTCCACTTTCTCTCTCTAAAAACCGACTCACAGCAGCTGCAGCCTCCTTCCTCCCTTCATCGCACCTCTTATCCATCCGATCTCAATCCTCCGACCGTCGCGGCGATCTGTACGAATTCGACATCGCCGCGTCGCAATCGCCCTCGGATCCGTTAATTCAGAAGCTAGAGGACGCCGTTCACCGGATAGTCGTCCGAAGATCGGCACCCGATTGGCTCCCGTTTGTTCCCGGTGCGTCGTACTGGGTCCCTCCTCCTGGATCTGGATCTCAGACTCACGGGATCGCTCAGCTCGTCGCGAAGCTGGCTAATCCGTTAACGGACGAAGAATCTCTCTCCACCAATTCGTCTCGCGGATGGCCTTCCTCTGATTATTTCCTTAAAG GTAAAAAGGCCTAG